GGCCGGCTCGTGAAGAGCTACCTCGCGGACATGGGGTACCGGTCGTTCAACGACAAGCTCCGCGCCGGGGACGCGGCGACGCCCGAAGGGCGCTACCGCATCACCTCGAAGCGCGGGACCGGGTCGGCGGCGTATTACAAGGCGTTCGACCTCGATTACCCGAACGCCGCCGACCGCGCGCAATTCGACCGCCTGAAGCGCCAGGGGAAGCTCCCCCGCGGCGCGAAGCTCGGCGGATCGATCCAGGTGCACGGCGAGGGGGGACGAGGGAAGGACTGGACCCGCGGCTGCGTCGCGGTCTCCAACCGGGACATGGACGATCTCTTCCGCCGCGTCGGGATCGGCACTCCCGTGACGATCGTCGGCGGCGACGGGCAGGGGGTCTACGCGAAGCTCGCCCGCCAGGCGGCCTCGACGACGACCTCGGGGACACGTTGATGGGCGAGCGCAGCGACTACGACCTGCTCCGCTCCCGGCTCCGCGCCGAGACGGACGACACCACGCCCCGAGGGGACCGTCGCCGGCTCTGGCCCGCGATCGGCGTCGTCCTGACCCTCGTGGCGATCCTCGGGATCGCCTTCGGCCCGGGGACCGGGTACGCCTTCGCGCCGGTGACCGAGTTCGAGGTGCCGGTGGCGGCGAGCCTCCCCGGCGACGGGGCGGAGCTGCGTCGTCTGCAGGCCAAGCTCGCCAAGGAGAACCGGCAGCTCGCGGCGACGCTCGCGAAGCTCGAGCCCAAGGGGAACTACCTCGTCATCGACCAGACGCAGAACCGCATCTACCTGATGAACGACGGGAAGGTCGTCCACCAGGCGGTCTGCTCCGCGGGCTCCGGGATCGTGCTGAAGGACTCCACGCGCGGGCGGAAGTGGGTCTTCGACACCCCGCGCGGCGTCTTCAAGGTCCGCAACCGGATCGAGGACCCCGTGTGGCGCAAGCCCGACTGGGCGTTCGTCGAGGAAGGGAAACCGATCCCGCGCAATCCCGCGGACCGCATCGAGGCGGGAACGCTGGGCGAATACGCCCTCTACCTCGAGGACGGCTACATGATCCACGGGACGCTTTACGAGCGCCTGCTCGGGCGCAGCGTCTCGCACGGCTGCGTGCGCGTCGGTCGCGACGACCTTCGCGTCTTCTGGAAGGGCACGCAGATCGGAACGCCGGTGTACATCTTCTGATGCGTCCCGCGCTCGCGGCCGTCGCCCTCGCCGTGGCGCTCCCGGCGCTCGCGCAGAAGCCCGCCGTCCCCTCCAAGGACGACGTCGCGAAGCTGCAGCGGGAGACGCTCCTGCTCCGTCAGCAGGCGGAGCTCGCGAAGGGGAAGGAGTTCTACCTCCTGCTCGACCCCGCGGCGCAGACGCTCTCGCTCAACCTGCGCGGCGCGACCCTCCAGACCTGGACCGTCGTCGGCATCGAGGCCGGCGCCCCGCGCGTCGCGTTCGTGTCGCGCGGGCTTCCGGACGAATGGGAGGGGCGGGTCTGGCAGGAGGGCACGCTCGACCCCGAGCGGCCTCTCGACCGGTTCGAGCTCGAGGCGCCGCCGGTGACCGCGGAAGGGACCGAGGTGGCGGTGCCGATCCCGCCGACTCCCGAGGAGAAGTACCCGGTCCCTCCCCGTTACCACATCCGATTCGCCGGCGGCCTGTCGATCGAGGTGATCCCCCCCGGTCGTGCCGAGGAGGCCGGATTCTGGAAGCGGCTGAGTACGGGTTTCTCGACCTGGTGGCACGACTTCCGGCAGGCCGTGTCGAGCGAGCCCGAGGACAAGCTCCGCCTTCGCCTCACCCTCGGGGCGAAGGAGGCCGACTCCCTCTACCGCGCGCTTCCCCCGAACACGAAGCTGATGGTGGTGCCCCCGGCCAGCTAGAAAAATAGGGACAGTCCCTCTTTACGAAAATGGGGACAGCAACCTATTTCCCCGGACCCGAAGACACCGGCTACGGCTCCAGGGAAATAGGTTGCTGTCCCCATTTTCGTAAAGAGGGACTGTCGCTATTTTTCTAGTGTCCCTCCGCGGCGGCGGGGCCTCCGGTGACGAGCTCCTCGCCCGCGACGTGCGACCGGCCCGGATCGCCCTTCGACTCCTTCGACCACTTCTTGATCGGGTCGGGACGGACGCCGCCGATCTCGTAGAGCTTGGCCTTGTCGAAGATCATCAGCTCGCGGGAGTGGCCCACGACGACGTAGGTCTTCGACATGAAGATGGCCTCCTCGGGGCAGGCCTCCTCGCACAGGCCGCAGTAGATGCACCGCAGCATGTTGATGTCGAACTTCTTCGGGAACTTCTCGATCTGGTGGAGCGCGTGCCCCGGAGGGTATTCCCCCGCCTCGATCGTGATCGCGAGCGGCGGGCAGACCCACTGGCACATGTAGCAGGCGACGCACTTCTCGCGCCCCTCCTCGTCCTTCACGAGGGCGGGAACGCCGCGATATCGGTCGCCGAAGACGTGCTGCTGCTCGGGGTACTGGATCGTGTCCTTCTTGCGGAACATGTGCTTGAAGGTGACGACCATCCCCGAGAGGATGCTCGGGATGTAGAACTTGTCGAACAGCCCGTTACGGACGCGCTTCACCTGCAACGGCATCGGTTTCTCCGATCTCGATCTCGACCGCGTCGCCCGCGACGCGCGCGGGGTAGACCCGGACCGAGATCCCCGGGACACGAAAACACGCCCCGCTCGTGACGTCGAACATCCAGCCGTGCCAGGGGCAGATGACACGGCCGTCGTGGAGCGTCCCCTCCCCGAGCGACGCCCCCTGGTGGGGGCAGGTGTCGTCGAGGGCGGCATATTGACCGTCCTTCCGGAAGATCGCCACCTCGAATCCGTCCTCGAGGACGAACCGGCGACCCTCCCCTTCCGCCAGCGATTCCGCCCCCGGGACCCGGACCCAACGTCCCACGCGGTCAGGTCCCTTCGGGGCGGACCAGGTGCCGCTCGACGATCTGGGCGACGTCGAGCACCTGGAGACGCTCCTGCCGGCCGGTCTCGTTCGCGCCGTCGGCGAGCATCGTCATGCAGAACGGACACCCGGAGGCCACGACGCCCGCCCCGGTCGCGGCCGCCTCGCCGATCC
The genomic region above belongs to Candidatus Polarisedimenticolaceae bacterium and contains:
- a CDS encoding L,D-transpeptidase, which produces MGERSDYDLLRSRLRAETDDTTPRGDRRRLWPAIGVVLTLVAILGIAFGPGTGYAFAPVTEFEVPVAASLPGDGAELRRLQAKLAKENRQLAATLAKLEPKGNYLVIDQTQNRIYLMNDGKVVHQAVCSAGSGIVLKDSTRGRKWVFDTPRGVFKVRNRIEDPVWRKPDWAFVEEGKPIPRNPADRIEAGTLGEYALYLEDGYMIHGTLYERLLGRSVSHGCVRVGRDDLRVFWKGTQIGTPVYIF
- a CDS encoding NADH-quinone oxidoreductase subunit I; protein product: MPLQVKRVRNGLFDKFYIPSILSGMVVTFKHMFRKKDTIQYPEQQHVFGDRYRGVPALVKDEEGREKCVACYMCQWVCPPLAITIEAGEYPPGHALHQIEKFPKKFDINMLRCIYCGLCEEACPEEAIFMSKTYVVVGHSRELMIFDKAKLYEIGGVRPDPIKKWSKESKGDPGRSHVAGEELVTGGPAAAEGH
- a CDS encoding Rieske (2Fe-2S) protein, translating into MGRWVRVPGAESLAEGEGRRFVLEDGFEVAIFRKDGQYAALDDTCPHQGASLGEGTLHDGRVICPWHGWMFDVTSGACFRVPGISVRVYPARVAGDAVEIEIGETDAVAGEARP